The Candidatus Margulisiibacteriota bacterium genomic sequence ATTTCTGTTGATAAAGAATTTATTGGTATTCTCCAATTATTTAATAGTAATTGTGGCTTTGATAATAACGACAAAGAATTAGTCCAAACTATGGCTGTGTTTTTGGCAAACCAAATGAAGGTTATCCGAACTTTAGATGAAGAACATGGCGCTATAGAAAAATATGGTTCTATTATTAACATTTTGAATGATGGAATTATAATTTTTGACGAAAATAAAAATATAATTATGGAAAACCCAGCAGCTAGAGACTTTTTTTCTTTGAACCAAGTTAAAAAGAATATTCTTATTAATGACTTAATAACAAATAGAAAGTTTTCGACAATCAATTTAGTTTTGTTTAAACCAGAAAGATTAGTTTTAAACGGGAAAATAGACGAATTGCCTGAGTTAAATAATGGTAACAAAACCTATATTCTTATTTTAAGAAATATTACCGAGTCAAAGCGTAAAGAAAGAGAAAAGTCTGAACTTTTCTTTTTAACTGCGACAACAATGCATAATGAAATTAGTAGCATACTAAGAAAAGCTAAAAATGACCCTAAAATAATGTCTGAAAATGTATTAAATACTATCAACTTTTGTTTCTTATTACTGAATAAGTTGATCTATCATGCCGAAATGGATTCTGGACCATTACGTTTATTTAAAAAGCCAGTAAAAGCAAGCGAACTAGTTAGCAAAGTATTAGAAGCAAGAAATGCTAATTTAAAAGAAAATAAAGTAACCATTTCCTCGAAACTTGTTGAATCAGAGCAACGAATTTTCATGGATTCCGCAAAAATTGAATTATCTCTTAATCTTCTCTTTGATTTTCTACTATCTAAAAACAACAAATGTAATAGCCTATTAATCGAAAGTCAATTTGATGAGGATAGATTTGTGGTCAGGCTTGTCCAGGTAGGATATTTTTATAATACAATGGATTTATATGAACTAACAAAACCAAATTTACAGGTAGAAAGATTTATGATGAGTGACCAAGAAGTTGGAGAGCTTAATCTCGAATTATCCTATGTAAAACATATCTTAATATCCCATGGCGGAGATTTTGCTATTAGTAACGAACAAGAAGGAACAAGGTTTAGCCTGATCATTCCTTTTCAGGAGATAACTTAAATGGAAAAACAAGAACTACATATACAGATACCTTGTGAGCTAAGACAGGTAAAGAATGTCAGACAAATCATGAATGAATTTTGCAAGGATCTTAATTTTTCTAAGGAAGACGTTTTGAATTTAGAAATAGCTTTAAATGAAGGATTAAGTAATGCCATTGAACATGGCTCTTTTGCTAACAAAAAGAAGCATGTGGATATCGAGTTTAACGTTGAAGGACGCTCTTTTTTCATTAAGATAAAGGATTATGGAGGAAAAGAGTTTAATCCTGAATTTTTCGAAAGGATTAGCCTTAAAAAGGATTGGGGCCATGGTGGCCGTGGGATTTATTTAATGAAATCGATAATGGATGAATTGTCCTATATTTTCCTTCCTAATCAGTATACTTTGCTGTATATGAGCAAAAAAATACCCAAAGAAAATTAATGGCTATTAAAAAATGCAAAAGATGCAAGTTTTTTTATATTACTTGGGATAGTAAATTTCCTTATGGATGCAAAGCCTTAGGGTTTAAAAGCAAAAAATATCCTTGTGACGAAGTAAGACAAAGCTCCTCGATGGAATGCCAATACTTTCAAGAGTCAACTAAGCAAGACTAAATAATTATTTTTTAACAGCTAATCTTTCAATAATAACAATGGTTAGAATACCAGTAATCATTAATAAAACAGCCATCATAACCTCTGGAGTGAAAGCTGAGGGAATTAGCCACTTATAGCTATGTGCCTCTTGTATTTTCCAAGGCCATAAGGTTAGAAGCGAACCAGCTACAAATCCAGTTAGTGTTCCGATTGTTATATCATGATATTTTTTCAGTACTACTGAAAGTAGATTGGAAAAGAAAATCAACCCTACTCCAGCTCCAATAACTACTGGTAACAAAACTATTAAGTTAAGCTGATTAACAGCATTTAAAATAAGTTGATAGTTCCCCATAAGAATAAGTACAAAAGAACCAGATATTCCAGGTAGTATCATTGAAGCTGCGGCTACAATACCACAGAGCAATAAATAAAAAATGTTAGGATTAGGTGAAGAAGGAACTCCAAAGGCAATTATAACAGCAATCGATGTTCCCAAGAGCATAAAAAATAATGTCATTAAAGACGTTTTCTTTATTTGCGAAGAAACAAGAAAAACAGAGGCTAAGATAAGACCAAAAAAATAAGACCAAGTTAAGATTGGGTAGTTAATAAAAAAATAATCTAGAATTTTTGCTAAAGTTAAAATACCAACAATAACGCCTAAACCTAACGGCAGTAGTAACTTAAAATCTAATCTATTAAAAACTTCAGTAAAATTACCTTTTAAAAAAGCCTTAATCGTAACAAAATCAATATTCTTAAGAGCATTAATTAGCCTTTGAAAAACACCAGTAATTAAAGCAATAGTTCCCCCAGAAACACCCGGAATAACGTTTGCCATACCAATACCCATTCCTATTAAAACTAGGTTTAAAAATTCTTTCATTGTATTAGTTAAAATATACCAGAATTTAAAAATTCTTCGTTACTAGAAGTATGTTTTAGAAGTTTAATCAATTCTTCAATAGCTGTTTCTGAATCAATGTTTTTTCTTAATAAGAAGATTTTTTTTAGGTCTTCTTCATTCATTAACAATTCTTCTTTTCTAGTTCCAGAAGCAATAATATCAATAGCAGGATAAATTCTTCTGTTGGCCATTTTTCTATCTAAATGAAGCTCCATGTTTCCTGTTCCTTTGAACTCTTCATAGATAACATCATCCATACGAGAACCAGTATCTACCAATGCAGTAGCTAAGATAGTCAGGCTTCCTCCATTTTCAATCTGTCTTGCTCCACCAAAAAATCTCTTTGGTTTATGCAGAGAACTTGGGTCAAGTCCACCGGAAAGCGTTCTACCGCTTGGTGGAACAACGAGGTTATAAGCCCTAGCAAGACGTGTAATGCTATCAAGCAATACAACTACGTCTTCACCACACTCAACTAGCCTTCTAGCGCTTTCTAATACTAACTCAGCAACACGCACATGTCTTTCAGGTGGCTCATCAAAAGTAGAGCTGATTACTTCGCCCTTAATGCTTCTGGCCATATCTGTAACTTCTTCAGGTCTTTCATCTACTAGTAATACTTTAATGATTACTTCTGGATTGTTTTTTGTAATGCTATTAGCAATGTCTTTTAGAATAGTTGTTTTACCAGCTTTGGGAGGAGAAACGATAAGGCCCCTTTGTCCTTTTCCAATAGGAGAAATTAAATCCATAATCCTACCAGAAATAGATTTTGCATCTGTTTCCATCCTTAGCATCGTGTGTGGATAGATTGGTGTTAAGTTGGTAAATAAGGATCTTTTTTTAGCTAATTCAGGATCTCTATTATTTATAGCTTCAACTCTTATCAGGCTATAATAACGTTCGCCTTCCTTGGGTGGTCTAACTTGGCCACTAACATAGTCTCCAGTATTAAGCATAAATCTTCTTATTTGAGTTTGTGAAACGTAAATATCATCTTCGCTGGGTAAATAATTACTAATTCTTAAAAAGCCATAACCTTCTTGGAGTATTTCTAAAACACCAGCTGCAAACACAAAACCATTGTTTTTGGTATTAGCTTCAAGTATTTTAAAAATAATGTCGTTTTTTGCCAAAATACGATAATTTTCAATGCTAAACTTTTCAGCTACTTCATATAAATCCTTAAGCTCCATTTGTTGAAGTTGGAGGATGTTTATACTAAATTCTGGGTTAAATTCTTCTGGATTAAATTCTTCGTTGTTTTCTTGCATTTTGATTGGTCTTGGTTTGTTGTTTGTGTATCTTTTTTTGTAGTTATTAGGTCTTTTTTCCTGTTTATCATTATTGTCCATTTTTGCCTCCTGGTTATTTGGAAAGATTTAAGTTAATTGAGTCAAAGTTCTGTAAAATACAAAGCTAAGACTGGTTTACCAGGGCGAAGTTCTGTTTTTGAACTAAGCCTGGTGCCGAAGGCCGGAATCGAACCGGCACGGGAGCATGTCCCATTGGTTTTTGAGACCAACGCGTCTACCAATTCCGCCACTTCGGCAACTTATTTAATCTTAAAGAAATCTTTGTAATTTTTCTTTTAAGTGGTCTGGAATTTTTATTGGTTTGCCAATTTCATTTATAACTACCAGTTTTGTGAAAGCCCTGGCAATAATCTTTTCGGTAATATTATCTTTAACCGAATAATAAAAGTCAAGTTTAATTTTATCTAAAACTATTTTTTCGATAGTAATTGTATATGTTTTGTCAAATTCAGCTGACGATAAATATTCTATTTCGGCTTTTCTGACAACAATAAAAATACCTTCATCTTCTAACTTGGCATAGGAAATACCAAGCGATCTCAAAAACTCTGTCCTTGTCATGTCTAGCCAAACTAAATAGTTTGAATGATATACTCGTCCGCCTTTATCGGTTTCATTGTAGCGAACTTTTATATTGTTTGAGAACAAGCTTATTCCTCTGTAAAGGTGCCTAGTTTACGAAAACGGTCATATCTTTGGTTAGTTAGTTCTTCTGCTCCGAACTTTTCATACTTTGTAAGCTCTTTTTTCAGAAAAGCTCGCACTTTTGTAAAAACTTTTTTATGATTTGTATGTGCGCCTTCAAGCGGCTCCTCAATTATTGTATCAATAATTCC encodes the following:
- a CDS encoding DUF368 domain-containing protein, with protein sequence MKEFLNLVLIGMGIGMANVIPGVSGGTIALITGVFQRLINALKNIDFVTIKAFLKGNFTEVFNRLDFKLLLPLGLGVIVGILTLAKILDYFFINYPILTWSYFFGLILASVFLVSSQIKKTSLMTLFFMLLGTSIAVIIAFGVPSSPNPNIFYLLLCGIVAAASMILPGISGSFVLILMGNYQLILNAVNQLNLIVLLPVVIGAGVGLIFFSNLLSVVLKKYHDITIGTLTGFVAGSLLTLWPWKIQEAHSYKWLIPSAFTPEVMMAVLLMITGILTIVIIERLAVKK
- a CDS encoding ATP-binding protein — encoded protein: MEKQELHIQIPCELRQVKNVRQIMNEFCKDLNFSKEDVLNLEIALNEGLSNAIEHGSFANKKKHVDIEFNVEGRSFFIKIKDYGGKEFNPEFFERISLKKDWGHGGRGIYLMKSIMDELSYIFLPNQYTLLYMSKKIPKEN
- the rho gene encoding transcription termination factor Rho, whose translation is MNILQLQQMELKDLYEVAEKFSIENYRILAKNDIIFKILEANTKNNGFVFAAGVLEILQEGYGFLRISNYLPSEDDIYVSQTQIRRFMLNTGDYVSGQVRPPKEGERYYSLIRVEAINNRDPELAKKRSLFTNLTPIYPHTMLRMETDAKSISGRIMDLISPIGKGQRGLIVSPPKAGKTTILKDIANSITKNNPEVIIKVLLVDERPEEVTDMARSIKGEVISSTFDEPPERHVRVAELVLESARRLVECGEDVVVLLDSITRLARAYNLVVPPSGRTLSGGLDPSSLHKPKRFFGGARQIENGGSLTILATALVDTGSRMDDVIYEEFKGTGNMELHLDRKMANRRIYPAIDIIASGTRKEELLMNEEDLKKIFLLRKNIDSETAIEELIKLLKHTSSNEEFLNSGIF
- a CDS encoding thioesterase family protein yields the protein MFSNNIKVRYNETDKGGRVYHSNYLVWLDMTRTEFLRSLGISYAKLEDEGIFIVVRKAEIEYLSSAEFDKTYTITIEKIVLDKIKLDFYYSVKDNITEKIIARAFTKLVVINEIGKPIKIPDHLKEKLQRFL
- a CDS encoding uracil-DNA glycosylase, translating into MAIKKCKRCKFFYITWDSKFPYGCKALGFKSKKYPCDEVRQSSSMECQYFQESTKQD